From a region of the Pontixanthobacter gangjinensis genome:
- a CDS encoding PHA/PHB synthase family protein, whose translation MTDKTDPAAPFTEIMRAQSEAMREMMSKFMPGAQMPDITSEAGPPPMTGWPEAASALQKMWLDFQAEQKTGDAAKLALTDPLHWAGLMQNWYQQMPIGEPEKQQRLWTESLALWQNVLGRFGFGPDADLTKDGELPRKDRRFADDKWTKQPAFALIHQTYLLMSERLQDMVDEIEGLPESKREQLRFATRAMTEAMSPANFPLTNPLVLEKTVETKGQNLVRGMEHFTNDLKKGQLTHVDPDAFKVGENIAITPGKVVYETDLFQLIQYSPTTDKVLETPLVIFPPWINRFYILDLNPKKSFVRWAVEQGISTFMVSWKSADASMADVVWDDYILAQIDAIEHIRKRLKVPSVHAIGYCVAGTTLAATLAILHRRKQQDIVKSATFFTAQVDFGNAGELLHFIDDQQLESIEQLTSDGYLDGRYMAAAFNMLRGTDLIWNYWINNYLMGNGYPAFDLLHWNGDVTNLPAKWHQAYLRDLYRDNKLVTPDAMSADGTAIDLKLVETPTYIQAGREDHIAPAESVWRMTDHFQGPMRFVLAGSGHIAGVVNPPGSGKYQYWLNDDNVASLDEFIAGATETAGSWWPDWIEWLRSQDSNMVAAKGKRRPGGKNDKVIEDAPGRYVKSR comes from the coding sequence ATGACTGACAAGACCGACCCCGCTGCCCCGTTTACCGAAATTATGCGCGCCCAGAGCGAGGCCATGCGCGAAATGATGAGCAAATTCATGCCCGGTGCGCAAATGCCAGACATAACATCTGAAGCGGGGCCACCGCCAATGACCGGTTGGCCCGAGGCTGCATCAGCTCTGCAGAAGATGTGGTTGGACTTTCAGGCGGAGCAAAAGACTGGCGATGCTGCAAAACTGGCGCTGACCGATCCGCTGCATTGGGCTGGATTGATGCAGAACTGGTACCAGCAAATGCCGATTGGCGAACCCGAGAAGCAACAGCGACTCTGGACCGAAAGCCTCGCGCTTTGGCAAAATGTGCTGGGCCGGTTTGGGTTCGGACCGGATGCCGATTTGACCAAGGATGGCGAATTGCCGCGTAAGGACCGGCGCTTCGCAGATGACAAGTGGACGAAGCAGCCTGCCTTCGCTCTAATTCACCAAACCTATCTGCTTATGTCTGAACGGCTACAAGACATGGTCGACGAGATCGAAGGGTTGCCAGAAAGCAAACGCGAACAGCTTCGGTTCGCCACCCGGGCAATGACCGAGGCCATGAGTCCCGCCAACTTCCCGCTGACCAACCCCCTGGTGCTGGAAAAGACGGTCGAGACCAAAGGGCAGAATTTGGTGAGGGGCATGGAACACTTCACCAATGATCTGAAGAAGGGCCAACTGACCCATGTCGACCCAGATGCATTCAAGGTTGGGGAGAATATCGCGATTACACCAGGTAAAGTCGTCTACGAAACCGACCTGTTCCAACTTATCCAGTACAGTCCGACCACCGACAAGGTTCTCGAAACACCGCTGGTAATCTTCCCGCCTTGGATCAACCGGTTTTATATCCTCGATCTCAATCCCAAGAAGAGCTTCGTACGCTGGGCGGTTGAGCAGGGAATCTCGACTTTCATGGTGAGTTGGAAATCGGCTGATGCGAGCATGGCCGATGTGGTTTGGGACGATTACATCCTCGCCCAGATCGATGCGATCGAGCACATTAGGAAGAGGTTGAAAGTTCCATCGGTTCACGCGATTGGGTATTGCGTCGCAGGAACGACATTGGCCGCGACGCTCGCAATCCTCCACCGCCGCAAGCAGCAAGACATCGTCAAAAGCGCGACGTTCTTCACCGCTCAGGTTGATTTCGGCAATGCTGGCGAACTCCTTCACTTTATTGATGACCAGCAATTGGAGAGCATCGAACAGCTTACTAGCGATGGTTATCTGGATGGACGGTATATGGCGGCGGCGTTCAATATGCTCCGCGGGACCGATCTGATCTGGAATTACTGGATCAATAATTATCTGATGGGCAACGGGTATCCTGCATTCGATTTGCTCCACTGGAATGGAGATGTCACCAACTTGCCTGCCAAGTGGCATCAGGCCTATTTGAGAGACCTGTATCGTGACAACAAGCTGGTTACACCCGATGCAATGAGCGCAGACGGAACGGCGATTGATCTGAAGCTGGTTGAGACACCAACCTATATTCAGGCAGGCAGAGAAGACCACATCGCTCCCGCCGAAAGCGTTTGGCGTATGACGGATCATTTCCAAGGGCCTATGCGATTTGTGCTGGCCGGGTCAGGCCATATTGCAGGCGTGGTCAATCCCCCGGGATCCGGCAAATACCAATATTGGCTGAACGACGACAATGTGGCCTCACTAGACGAATTCATAGCAGGCGCGACAGAAACTGCTGGCAGTTGGTGGCCTGACTGGATTGAATGGCTGCGCAGTCAAGATTCCAACATGGTTGCGGCAAAAGGCAAGCGCAGGCCGGGCGGAAAAAATGATAAAGTCATCGAAGACGCGCCCGGAAGATACGTAAAAAGCAGGTAA
- a CDS encoding LL-diaminopimelate aminotransferase → MNTDFYRMKRLPPYVIAEVNAMRAAARAEGRDIIDLGMGNPDQPPPQHVIDKLCEVARKPTAHGYSQSKGIPGLRKAKANYYERRFGVDLDPETEIVVTMGSKEGLGSLANAITAPGDVILAPNPSYPIHTFGFIIAGATIRAVPTTPDEEYWRALDNAMAFTVPRPSVLVVNYPSNPTAEVVDLAFYERLVEWAKANEVWILSDLAYSELYFDGKPTPSIMQVKGAKDVAVEFTSMSKTYSMAGWRMGFAVGNKELIAALTRVKSYLDYGAFTPIQAAACAALNGPQDIVESNRQLYAKRRDVMVEAFGRAGWNIPPPPASMFAWAPLPPALKDMGSLEFSKQLLTHAEVAVAPGVGYGEEGEGFVRIAMVENEQRLRQAARNVKRYLSSLGVNGA, encoded by the coding sequence ATGAACACGGATTTTTATCGCATGAAACGCTTGCCACCCTATGTCATCGCTGAAGTGAACGCGATGCGGGCAGCGGCGCGTGCAGAAGGCCGTGATATTATTGATCTGGGAATGGGCAATCCCGATCAACCCCCTCCACAGCATGTCATCGACAAATTGTGTGAAGTAGCACGCAAACCTACCGCGCACGGCTATTCGCAGTCCAAAGGAATTCCAGGCCTTCGCAAAGCTAAGGCCAATTATTACGAACGCCGGTTTGGTGTCGATTTGGACCCAGAAACCGAAATCGTTGTGACGATGGGGTCGAAAGAGGGACTGGGCAGCCTCGCTAATGCAATCACTGCGCCGGGCGATGTTATTCTGGCGCCGAATCCATCTTACCCGATCCACACATTCGGCTTTATTATCGCTGGCGCTACGATTCGCGCTGTCCCCACCACTCCTGACGAAGAATATTGGCGCGCGCTCGACAATGCGATGGCGTTTACGGTGCCGCGGCCCAGCGTCTTGGTGGTCAATTACCCTTCAAATCCGACTGCCGAGGTGGTCGATCTGGCATTTTACGAACGGCTGGTGGAATGGGCTAAGGCGAATGAGGTGTGGATCCTGTCCGACCTTGCCTATTCCGAATTATATTTCGACGGGAAGCCGACACCGTCAATCATGCAGGTGAAGGGCGCCAAAGATGTTGCGGTCGAATTCACCTCAATGTCGAAAACCTACTCGATGGCCGGTTGGCGGATGGGTTTTGCGGTGGGCAATAAAGAGCTTATCGCCGCGCTAACGCGGGTTAAATCCTATCTCGATTACGGCGCCTTTACACCGATACAGGCCGCGGCCTGCGCAGCGCTTAATGGTCCGCAGGACATCGTTGAAAGCAATCGTCAGCTTTATGCAAAACGCCGCGATGTGATGGTTGAGGCATTCGGCCGCGCAGGATGGAATATTCCACCGCCTCCCGCATCGATGTTTGCATGGGCTCCGCTTCCGCCTGCACTCAAAGACATGGGTAGTCTGGAGTTCTCCAAACAATTACTCACTCATGCGGAAGTCGCCGTTGCACCGGGCGTCGGATATGGCGAAGAAGGTGAAGGCTTTGTCCGAATCGCGATGGTCGAGAACGAACAACGTCTGAGGCAGGCCGCGCGCAACGTGAAACGCTACCTTTCGTCGCTTGGGGTGAATGGCGCTTAG
- a CDS encoding helix-turn-helix transcriptional regulator, with the protein MNAQPNIRLTDRQRAVLERIDRRVPIKVIAGDLGVSEARINQHIRTLKDKFSVDSMNELVEHFRLHFSDEPTENIEKSVARKESGSTPHDPYRISPSRNSQLHDAPIFPDQGHRVDPGEIVFSDAHHVLIDAPWIGSREPVVVPTKFDGDNAVLVRLAAMIGIALGVIAAVILVVSAAITVSEVLDGRAEIRTESQGL; encoded by the coding sequence ATGAACGCCCAGCCCAACATACGGCTGACAGATCGGCAGCGCGCTGTGCTGGAACGGATTGACAGGCGCGTGCCTATCAAGGTGATTGCGGGCGATTTGGGCGTATCAGAAGCGCGAATAAACCAGCATATCCGTACTCTTAAAGATAAATTCTCCGTCGATAGTATGAATGAATTGGTGGAACATTTTCGCCTCCATTTTTCAGATGAACCCACTGAAAATATTGAAAAATCAGTTGCGCGCAAAGAGAGTGGATCTACGCCGCATGACCCCTATAGGATTTCTCCATCGAGAAATTCTCAGCTACACGACGCGCCAATTTTTCCCGATCAGGGGCATCGGGTCGACCCCGGAGAGATTGTCTTTTCCGATGCGCATCACGTCCTCATCGATGCGCCTTGGATCGGATCCCGGGAACCGGTGGTCGTCCCAACCAAATTCGATGGCGACAACGCCGTTCTTGTCCGGCTCGCAGCGATGATCGGAATTGCCCTCGGCGTAATTGCCGCGGTCATTCTAGTAGTTTCAGCGGCGATAACGGTGAGTGAAGTCTTGGACGGCAGAGCTGAGATTAGAACCGAAAGCCAAGGTTTGTAG
- a CDS encoding JAB domain-containing protein produces MSASKSQLSSLGEEFAGACELMLAARALVDTARHQKISSARVDPYDGELHLYLQSRIGNSRRERMLVIFCDRDGQYLLDQEMGWGTSTNIQLDVASLFRKALTVDADGILLAHNHPSGHCTPSQDDIDATRKLAGAAKVLGLYILDHLIVTRRQCYSIRSSSLL; encoded by the coding sequence ATGTCAGCTTCAAAATCGCAACTCAGTTCTTTAGGTGAGGAATTCGCTGGCGCTTGCGAGTTGATGCTGGCCGCTCGGGCGCTAGTCGATACGGCGCGGCATCAAAAGATCAGCAGTGCGAGAGTCGATCCCTATGACGGTGAACTGCACCTCTATTTGCAATCTCGCATTGGCAATTCCCGGCGAGAACGAATGCTGGTCATCTTTTGCGATCGTGACGGGCAATATCTTCTCGATCAAGAGATGGGCTGGGGGACATCCACCAATATTCAGCTCGATGTGGCTTCGCTGTTCCGCAAGGCGCTGACTGTCGATGCGGACGGCATATTGCTCGCACACAACCATCCGTCGGGCCATTGCACCCCGAGCCAGGACGACATTGATGCCACGCGCAAATTAGCCGGTGCAGCAAAGGTGCTTGGGCTGTACATTCTTGACCATCTGATTGTGACCCGAAGACAGTGCTACTCAATTCGCTCGAGTTCCTTACTGTGA
- a CDS encoding winged helix-turn-helix domain-containing protein, giving the protein MSEFGRIGHSHLPRTQRVGGLTLDLFHRDASAGGRWLRLHPREFEVLWSLADARGKALTKKMLLTNVWRIAHIPQSNRVEVTISRIRSKLHSAQLAWMIVTEPEGGYRLVCAGDAPKAKIEADQDEALDSFLRIGNDGQARN; this is encoded by the coding sequence GTGTCGGAGTTTGGCCGAATCGGGCACTCGCATCTTCCCCGGACCCAAAGGGTCGGCGGACTGACACTTGACCTGTTTCATAGGGACGCATCGGCGGGTGGACGGTGGCTTCGGCTGCATCCGCGTGAATTCGAAGTGCTGTGGTCTTTGGCGGATGCCAGAGGCAAGGCACTCACCAAAAAAATGCTGCTGACTAATGTTTGGCGCATTGCCCACATCCCACAGAGTAATCGCGTTGAGGTGACAATTTCGAGGATTAGGAGCAAACTTCATTCAGCGCAGCTTGCCTGGATGATCGTGACCGAGCCAGAGGGAGGATACCGCCTGGTGTGTGCGGGCGATGCGCCGAAGGCCAAAATTGAAGCTGATCAGGATGAAGCGCTGGACAGTTTCCTTCGCATTGGTAACGATGGCCAAGCAAGAAACTAA
- a CDS encoding crotonase/enoyl-CoA hydratase family protein, translated as MTFQENERVSIELGDDGVAQVRLTRPDKMNALDPEMFERIIAAGHALHDMQGLRAVVLSGEGPSFCAGLDTSSFGREPSSDEPGLTERTYGNSNKFQQVATQWRKLPVPVVCAIHGVCFGGGMQIASGADIRVAAPDSRMAIMELKWGLVPDMGGYALWRGLVRDDMLRELVYTNRQFSGNEALEYGLATFVDTDPLARATAIASEIAHRNPHAIRAAKRLHNSMADAETDELLMEESIEQHAIMRTKNQIEAVMAGMAKRPANFEDV; from the coding sequence ATGACATTTCAGGAAAACGAACGGGTATCAATCGAGTTGGGTGACGATGGCGTTGCCCAGGTTCGGCTGACACGGCCTGACAAGATGAACGCACTGGATCCTGAGATGTTCGAAAGGATTATAGCCGCCGGGCATGCGCTTCACGACATGCAAGGCCTCAGGGCTGTCGTCCTTTCAGGAGAAGGCCCTAGCTTCTGCGCGGGTCTTGATACTTCGAGCTTCGGGCGCGAGCCATCCTCAGACGAACCGGGCTTGACCGAACGGACTTACGGCAATTCGAACAAGTTTCAGCAAGTCGCGACGCAGTGGCGTAAGCTGCCTGTTCCGGTTGTCTGTGCCATCCACGGCGTATGCTTTGGCGGCGGCATGCAAATTGCCAGTGGCGCGGATATTCGCGTGGCTGCGCCGGATTCGCGCATGGCTATTATGGAGCTGAAATGGGGGTTGGTACCTGATATGGGTGGTTATGCATTATGGCGCGGCTTGGTCCGCGACGATATGTTGCGCGAACTGGTTTACACCAACCGACAATTTTCAGGCAATGAAGCGTTGGAATATGGTCTTGCGACCTTTGTTGATACTGACCCGCTTGCTCGGGCCACTGCGATTGCTTCCGAAATTGCGCATCGCAATCCGCACGCAATTCGCGCCGCGAAACGCCTGCATAACAGCATGGCTGACGCTGAAACGGACGAATTGCTGATGGAAGAAAGCATCGAGCAGCATGCGATCATGCGCACAAAAAACCAGATCGAGGCCGTGATGGCAGGAATGGCCAAACGGCCAGCGAATTTTGAAGACGTCTAG
- a CDS encoding acyl-CoA thioesterase — protein MSVSNLIESITAEGGTIILERAENWMQGRTLYGGASALIAYTAAIRAFPDLPPFRAGQVGFIAPVGEQFELRSQIIRQGRNVVQIRSEIICDDKIALTAFWLFGTSREANAVHPAPLPDPAPGRPEESVPVKTHTAPSFLKENYDVHYTAEKPVPGSPILRRWTRLKDPSGIDPVSELILMGDTLPPSAARIMQRRGPISSINWSFNLLDTEPRTRDGWWLAETACDHADQGYSSERLRLWNADGKQMLSGIQAVAIFG, from the coding sequence ATGAGTGTAAGCAACCTTATCGAATCCATCACCGCTGAAGGCGGCACAATCATACTCGAAAGAGCTGAGAACTGGATGCAGGGCCGGACCCTGTATGGCGGCGCCTCCGCGCTTATCGCTTACACGGCCGCAATCCGCGCATTTCCCGATTTGCCGCCATTCAGGGCAGGCCAAGTAGGTTTTATCGCGCCAGTGGGTGAACAATTCGAATTGCGCAGTCAGATCATTCGGCAAGGACGTAATGTGGTCCAAATCCGCAGCGAGATTATTTGCGACGACAAAATTGCACTGACTGCTTTCTGGCTGTTTGGAACCAGCCGCGAAGCCAATGCAGTTCATCCTGCGCCACTGCCCGACCCGGCCCCGGGTCGGCCGGAAGAATCGGTTCCGGTTAAAACGCACACTGCACCCTCTTTCCTCAAGGAAAACTACGATGTGCACTACACCGCCGAAAAGCCGGTGCCCGGATCGCCAATCTTGCGCCGCTGGACGCGGCTTAAGGATCCTTCCGGAATCGATCCGGTTTCCGAACTGATTTTGATGGGCGACACCTTGCCCCCATCAGCCGCCCGCATCATGCAACGCCGCGGACCGATCAGTTCGATAAACTGGTCTTTCAACCTGCTCGACACGGAACCACGAACGCGCGATGGCTGGTGGTTGGCGGAGACCGCCTGTGACCATGCCGATCAAGGCTATTCGAGCGAGCGGCTTCGCCTCTGGAATGCTGACGGCAAACAAATGTTGTCAGGCATTCAGGCAGTCGCCATTTTTGGCTAA
- a CDS encoding TIR domain-containing protein: MADIFLSYNREDQPTALAYAKALESSGFSVWWDTTLKTGDAYDEVTEKALRDAKAVVVLWSRRSVVSRWVKSEATLADRLGTLVPVMIEDCERPIMFELVQTADLAHWKGNVADPEFKGLISEVRDHVAGDKAEPTPVQIASGHVYKLPSKPSIALLPFIDLAGAKGDDYFADGIVEEISAALANYPSLFVIAGSSSLTYRDTEKDLNAICRELGVRYLLEGSVRRSGERVRINIKLNDGIMGEQVWADKFDGTMEDVFELQDRVAGDVARTIDSTIENAELRRATITTTKSADTYELFWRANAAYRGFDPESMTQAIDLLEQVVEREPNNPWALSLLGFCHASRFSNRWGDDIMASRAKALEYYEAAIKVGGENSQILCYCAAILVSVIGDMQVARRMINRALELTPDSANTLFWGGFNDIVLGNAQRGLERFEGSLRVNPTSSVRPYIIGGMGICLTLLKRFDEAAAVLQEALQQIPNYPAGLAALAVCKVELGQPEEAAPYYGRLKALGGVPGIMAILQNEEHRQMVGDGLTKSAEMLESVAS, from the coding sequence ATGGCGGATATATTTCTATCGTATAACAGGGAAGATCAGCCCACGGCTTTGGCCTATGCCAAAGCGCTTGAATCGAGCGGATTTTCCGTTTGGTGGGATACAACCTTAAAAACCGGCGATGCTTATGATGAGGTGACCGAGAAAGCGCTGCGCGATGCGAAGGCAGTGGTCGTCCTCTGGTCGCGCCGTTCGGTTGTTTCGCGCTGGGTCAAATCCGAAGCGACATTGGCTGACCGTCTAGGCACGTTGGTCCCGGTCATGATTGAGGATTGCGAACGCCCGATCATGTTCGAACTGGTTCAAACTGCCGACCTTGCCCATTGGAAGGGCAATGTCGCAGACCCGGAATTCAAGGGTTTAATTAGCGAAGTCCGCGACCATGTTGCAGGCGACAAGGCTGAGCCTACTCCAGTCCAGATTGCATCAGGGCACGTTTACAAATTACCGTCCAAACCCTCGATCGCATTACTACCGTTTATCGATTTGGCTGGTGCTAAGGGAGACGATTACTTTGCCGATGGCATTGTTGAGGAGATTAGTGCGGCGCTTGCAAATTACCCGTCATTGTTTGTGATCGCCGGGTCCTCCAGTTTGACCTACCGTGACACCGAGAAAGATTTGAACGCCATCTGTCGCGAGCTGGGCGTGCGCTACTTGCTAGAGGGATCGGTACGTCGTTCGGGCGAGCGGGTCCGCATCAATATTAAATTGAACGATGGCATTATGGGCGAGCAGGTTTGGGCTGACAAGTTTGATGGGACGATGGAGGATGTATTCGAGTTGCAGGACCGCGTTGCCGGTGATGTTGCGCGAACTATCGATTCAACCATCGAAAACGCAGAGCTTCGCAGGGCTACCATTACGACCACAAAATCAGCCGACACCTATGAATTGTTCTGGCGCGCCAACGCCGCCTATCGCGGGTTTGATCCGGAATCGATGACTCAGGCTATCGATCTTTTGGAGCAGGTCGTCGAGCGTGAACCAAATAACCCGTGGGCACTTTCGTTGTTGGGTTTTTGCCACGCATCGCGTTTCTCCAACCGGTGGGGCGATGACATTATGGCAAGTCGGGCGAAGGCGCTCGAATATTATGAAGCGGCAATCAAAGTCGGCGGTGAGAATTCGCAAATCCTGTGCTATTGCGCCGCGATTTTGGTTAGCGTGATCGGCGACATGCAAGTTGCGCGCAGGATGATTAACCGCGCGCTCGAATTGACACCTGATTCGGCCAATACGCTGTTTTGGGGCGGCTTTAATGATATTGTACTGGGTAATGCCCAACGCGGATTGGAACGGTTCGAAGGCTCGCTGCGGGTTAATCCGACATCGAGTGTACGACCTTATATCATCGGCGGGATGGGTATTTGTCTGACATTGCTGAAGCGGTTCGATGAGGCTGCTGCGGTTTTGCAGGAGGCGCTCCAGCAAATTCCCAATTATCCTGCAGGCCTGGCCGCGCTGGCTGTGTGCAAAGTCGAATTGGGCCAGCCCGAGGAGGCTGCTCCTTATTACGGGCGGCTGAAGGCGCTAGGCGGAGTGCCGGGAATTATGGCGATTTTGCAGAATGAAGAGCACCGGCAGATGGTTGGCGACGGGCTGACCAAATCTGCTGAAATGCTGGAGAGTGTTGCCAGCTAG